In Streptomyces longhuiensis, the following proteins share a genomic window:
- the purD gene encoding phosphoribosylamine--glycine ligase → MKVLVIGSGAREHALCRSLSLDPDVTALHCAPGNAGIAEVAELHPVDALDGAAVARLAGELAADLVVVGPEAPLVAGVADAVRAAGIPCFGPSGEAAQLEGSKAFAKDVMAGAGVPTARSYVCTTPDEVDEALDAFGAPYVVKDDGLAAGKGVVVTDDLEAARAHANACDRVVIEEFLDGPEVSLFAITDGVTVVPLKPAQDFKRALDGDAGPNTGGMGAYSPLPWADPKLVDEVMETVLQPTVDELRRRGTAFSGLLYAGLAITSRGVRVIEFNARFGDPETQVVLARLKTPLAGVLLASANGTLADLPPLRWSDEAAVTVVVASHNYPETPRTGDPITGLADVAAQDAPHAYVLHAGTKRDGDAVVSAGGRVLSVTATGSDLTQARERAYAALSRIGLDGSQHRTDIAAKAAAEA, encoded by the coding sequence GTGAAGGTCCTTGTCATCGGCAGCGGCGCCCGCGAACACGCCCTGTGCCGCTCACTGTCCCTCGACCCCGACGTCACCGCGCTGCACTGCGCGCCCGGCAACGCAGGAATCGCCGAGGTCGCCGAGCTGCACCCGGTCGACGCCCTCGACGGCGCCGCCGTGGCCCGGCTGGCCGGTGAGCTGGCCGCGGACCTCGTCGTGGTCGGCCCGGAGGCACCCCTTGTCGCAGGGGTCGCCGACGCCGTACGCGCCGCGGGCATCCCCTGCTTCGGCCCCTCCGGGGAAGCCGCACAGCTGGAGGGTTCCAAGGCGTTCGCCAAGGACGTGATGGCGGGGGCCGGCGTGCCGACCGCCCGCTCGTACGTCTGCACCACCCCGGACGAGGTCGACGAGGCGCTCGACGCCTTCGGCGCCCCGTACGTGGTCAAGGACGACGGGCTCGCGGCCGGCAAGGGCGTCGTCGTGACCGACGACCTCGAGGCCGCCCGCGCGCACGCCAACGCCTGTGACCGCGTCGTCATCGAGGAGTTCCTCGACGGCCCCGAGGTCTCGCTCTTCGCGATCACCGACGGCGTGACCGTCGTCCCGCTCAAGCCCGCGCAGGACTTCAAGCGCGCGCTCGACGGCGACGCGGGCCCCAACACCGGCGGAATGGGTGCCTATTCGCCGCTGCCGTGGGCCGACCCCAAGCTCGTCGACGAGGTCATGGAGACGGTCCTCCAGCCGACCGTCGACGAACTGCGCCGCCGTGGCACGGCCTTCTCGGGTCTGCTGTACGCGGGGCTCGCGATCACCTCGCGCGGCGTACGGGTCATCGAGTTCAACGCACGGTTCGGCGACCCGGAGACCCAGGTCGTCCTGGCCCGCCTCAAGACCCCGCTCGCGGGCGTCCTCCTCGCCTCGGCCAACGGCACGCTCGCTGACCTGCCGCCCCTGCGCTGGAGCGACGAGGCGGCCGTGACCGTGGTCGTGGCCTCCCACAACTACCCGGAGACGCCGCGCACCGGCGACCCGATCACCGGGCTCGCCGACGTGGCCGCGCAGGATGCGCCCCACGCGTACGTCCTGCACGCCGGGACGAAGCGGGACGGGGACGCCGTCGTCAGCGCCGGCGGCCGCGTGCTCTCGGTGACCGCGACCGGCTCGGACCTCACGCAGGCCCGCGAACGCGCGTACGCGGCGCTGTCGCGCATCGGCCTCGACGGCTCGCAGCACCGCACCGACATCGCGGCGAAGGCGGCCGCGGAGGCCTGA
- a CDS encoding DNA polymerase III subunit gamma and tau, whose protein sequence is MSSLALYRRYRPESFAEVIGQEHVTDPLQQALRNNRVNHAYLFSGPRGCGKTTSARILARCLNCEQGPTPTPCGECQSCRDLARNGPGSIDVIEIDAASHGGVDDARDLREKAFFGPASSRYKIYIIDEAHMVTSAGFNALLKVVEEPPEHLKFIFATTEPEKVIGTIRSRTHHYPFRLVPPGTLRDYLGEVCGKEDIPVAEGVLPLVVRAGAGSVRDSMSVMDQLLAAAAEDGVTYAMATSLLGYTDGSLLDSVVEAFASGDGAAAFEVVDRVIEGGNDPRRFVADLLERLRDLVILAAVPDAAEKGLIDAPVDVVERMQAQAGVFGGAELSRAADLVNEGLTEMRGATSPRLQLELICARVLLPAAYDDARSVMARLDRLERGGHFVPAGQGSGPAMGYVPAPDAHPGAAAQVPAGGGPAAARAAVRGPGPGGESAPAPAAPAPTPAPAPTPAPAPAAQAAPAPQVSAPPAVPAEPAPAAPPAGAAPGAWPTAAPAGGGRRPGGWPTAAPSGGGAGGGAGGGQPSAAAPTPPPAQPQPQAPAQPPAAAPPAAGGLDPRSLWPNILEVVKNKRRFTWILLSQNAQVTGFDGTTLQLGFLNAGARDNFASSGSEDVLRTALAEQFGVHWKVEAVVDPSGGGGGGGQAPPPAPGGGYPGHGGGGAPAAPASPRPPAPQAQAPAAPRPPDRSAPQASAPAPAPAPRPAAQEPPPVSIEDDIPADDDPDLDESVLSGHDLIVRELGATVVEEFTNE, encoded by the coding sequence GTGTCGTCTCTCGCGCTCTACCGCCGCTATCGCCCGGAGTCGTTCGCCGAGGTCATCGGGCAGGAACATGTGACCGACCCGCTGCAGCAGGCGCTGCGGAACAACCGGGTCAATCACGCGTACCTGTTCAGTGGCCCGCGCGGCTGCGGCAAGACGACGAGCGCGCGCATCCTCGCGCGGTGTCTGAACTGCGAGCAGGGGCCCACGCCGACGCCGTGCGGCGAGTGCCAGTCGTGCCGCGACCTGGCGAGGAACGGTCCGGGTTCGATCGACGTCATCGAGATCGACGCGGCTTCGCACGGTGGTGTCGACGACGCCCGTGACCTGCGCGAAAAGGCCTTCTTCGGGCCCGCGAGCAGCCGCTACAAGATCTACATCATCGACGAGGCCCACATGGTCACGTCGGCGGGGTTCAACGCCCTTCTGAAGGTCGTCGAGGAGCCCCCGGAGCACCTCAAGTTCATCTTCGCCACCACCGAGCCCGAGAAGGTCATCGGGACGATCCGGTCGCGTACGCACCACTACCCCTTCCGCCTCGTGCCGCCCGGGACGCTCCGGGACTACCTCGGAGAGGTCTGCGGCAAGGAGGACATCCCCGTCGCGGAGGGTGTGCTGCCGCTGGTGGTGCGCGCCGGCGCCGGTTCCGTGCGTGACTCCATGTCCGTCATGGACCAGCTGCTCGCCGCCGCGGCCGAGGACGGTGTGACGTATGCCATGGCGACGTCCCTCCTCGGCTACACGGACGGTTCGCTCCTCGACTCCGTCGTGGAGGCCTTCGCCTCGGGTGACGGCGCGGCCGCCTTCGAGGTCGTCGACCGCGTCATCGAGGGGGGCAACGACCCGCGCCGGTTCGTCGCCGACCTCCTGGAGCGGCTGCGGGACCTGGTGATCCTGGCCGCCGTCCCGGACGCGGCCGAGAAGGGCCTCATCGACGCCCCCGTGGACGTCGTCGAGCGGATGCAGGCCCAGGCCGGAGTCTTCGGCGGCGCCGAACTCAGCCGCGCCGCCGACCTGGTCAACGAGGGGCTCACGGAGATGCGGGGCGCCACCTCGCCCCGCCTCCAGCTCGAGCTGATCTGCGCGCGCGTGCTGCTGCCCGCCGCGTACGACGACGCCCGCTCCGTGATGGCCAGGCTCGACCGCCTGGAGCGCGGCGGCCACTTCGTACCCGCGGGACAGGGCTCCGGTCCTGCCATGGGGTACGTGCCCGCGCCCGACGCCCACCCCGGTGCGGCCGCGCAGGTCCCCGCGGGCGGCGGTCCCGCCGCTGCCAGGGCGGCGGTGCGAGGGCCCGGACCGGGCGGTGAGAGCGCGCCCGCGCCTGCTGCTCCGGCGCCCACTCCCGCTCCGGCGCCCACTCCTGCCCCGGCTCCCGCCGCTCAGGCCGCGCCCGCTCCGCAGGTGTCCGCGCCGCCCGCCGTTCCCGCCGAACCCGCGCCCGCGGCGCCGCCCGCCGGGGCCGCACCCGGCGCATGGCCCACCGCCGCCCCGGCCGGTGGCGGCAGGCGCCCCGGCGGGTGGCCCACGGCCGCGCCCAGCGGCGGAGGCGCTGGTGGAGGCGCCGGCGGAGGCCAGCCCTCCGCCGCGGCGCCCACGCCGCCTCCCGCCCAGCCCCAGCCGCAGGCACCCGCTCAGCCCCCCGCCGCGGCACCGCCCGCCGCCGGTGGGCTCGACCCGCGCAGCCTGTGGCCGAACATCCTCGAAGTGGTCAAGAACAAGCGCCGTTTCACCTGGATCCTGCTCAGCCAGAACGCGCAGGTGACCGGCTTCGACGGCACGACGCTCCAGCTCGGGTTCCTGAACGCCGGAGCCCGGGACAACTTCGCGAGCAGCGGCAGTGAAGACGTCCTGCGGACGGCGCTGGCCGAGCAGTTCGGCGTCCACTGGAAGGTCGAGGCGGTCGTCGACCCCTCGGGCGGCGGCGGTGGTGGCGGCCAGGCACCGCCTCCCGCCCCGGGCGGCGGCTATCCGGGCCACGGCGGCGGTGGCGCTCCCGCGGCCCCGGCCTCTCCGCGCCCGCCGGCCCCGCAGGCCCAGGCCCCGGCCGCGCCGAGACCCCCGGACCGGTCCGCGCCGCAGGCGTCCGCCCCGGCTCCGGCCCCCGCGCCGAGACCGGCCGCTCAGGAGCCGCCCCCGGTCTCCATCGAGGACGACATCCCGGCGGACGACGACCCCGACCTCGACGAGTCGGTCCTGTCCGGCCACGACCTGATCGTCCGCGAGCTCGGCGCGACGGTCGTCGAGGAGTTCACGAACGAGTAG
- a CDS encoding VOC family protein produces the protein MTSKFTELAIDCADPAALARFWCSVLGYEVHDEEDGVVTIGPPAGSEGKDRPGPVPPALTFARVPEGKSVKNRLHIDVNPTDREQDEEVRRLLDLGARHVDVGQGDVSWVPLADPEGNEFCVLGTRHP, from the coding sequence ATGACCAGTAAATTCACCGAGCTTGCGATCGACTGTGCCGATCCCGCCGCCCTCGCACGGTTCTGGTGCTCGGTCCTGGGCTACGAGGTGCACGACGAGGAGGACGGAGTCGTCACCATCGGCCCGCCCGCGGGGTCCGAAGGCAAGGACCGCCCCGGCCCGGTGCCGCCGGCGTTGACCTTCGCGCGCGTGCCCGAGGGCAAGAGCGTCAAGAACAGGCTTCACATCGACGTCAACCCGACCGACAGGGAGCAGGACGAAGAGGTCCGCCGCCTGCTCGACCTGGGTGCCCGGCACGTCGACGTCGGGCAGGGCGATGTGAGCTGGGTCCCACTCGCCGACCCGGAGGGGAACGAGTTCTGCGTCCTTGGGACCCGTCACCCCTGA
- a CDS encoding DUF5994 family protein, translating into MAETDTPHQPPLLLPDAAQQEAKPATAPLRLETTQSREALLDGAWWPRSHNIEAELPTLVTELTSRLGPIARVGLDSAAWEELPTRLIIDDRVVHLDAHEVGDGTALVTRGDGDYFVLLVVPPESDPAAARAAMARAVRDDNITEAAQLLVADPDEP; encoded by the coding sequence ATGGCTGAAACCGACACCCCCCACCAGCCCCCACTGCTTCTGCCGGACGCGGCCCAACAAGAGGCGAAACCCGCAACGGCCCCGCTGCGGCTGGAGACCACCCAGTCCCGCGAAGCGCTCCTCGACGGCGCATGGTGGCCCCGGTCCCACAACATCGAGGCCGAGCTGCCCACCCTGGTCACGGAGTTGACCTCACGTCTCGGCCCCATCGCACGGGTCGGACTCGACTCCGCCGCCTGGGAGGAACTCCCGACCCGGCTGATCATCGACGACCGAGTCGTACATCTCGACGCCCACGAGGTCGGCGACGGCACCGCCCTCGTCACCCGCGGCGACGGGGACTACTTCGTCCTGCTGGTCGTGCCTCCCGAGTCGGACCCCGCCGCGGCCCGCGCCGCGATGGCCCGCGCGGTCCGCGACGACAACATCACCGAGGCCGCACAACTCCTCGTCGCCGACCCCGACGAACCCTGA
- a CDS encoding MASE1 domain-containing protein: MVRTEELRRLSEALLRVLAVAAAYYATGRLGLWQRIVLEGAVVTPLWLPTGVAVTCLLWMGLRIWPGIALGAFLLIQSIGSFSLSDLGIVAANTLAPVCAYLLLRKVGFRIALDRLRDGVALVFLGALLPILLSATVGACVLALSGKLAWSAFWPVWAAWWAGDAMGVLVGTPLLIALSRVRLPLNTHRWPEVAALVAAAVVITPLATRSPLALLFLVFPLLMWAALRFQLAGAAPCVLFVSVLGISAATDHVGPFASHTLFEVMVNLQALNGSAALSALLLAAMVTEQKSVRQKIEQAVSDLTEVVEHLAAPRREE; encoded by the coding sequence GTGGTGCGCACCGAGGAACTCCGACGCCTCTCCGAGGCCCTGCTGAGGGTCCTCGCCGTCGCCGCCGCCTACTACGCGACCGGACGGCTCGGCCTGTGGCAGCGGATCGTCCTCGAAGGCGCGGTCGTCACCCCGCTCTGGCTCCCGACGGGAGTCGCCGTCACCTGCCTGCTCTGGATGGGCCTGCGGATCTGGCCGGGCATCGCGCTCGGCGCCTTCCTGCTCATCCAGTCGATCGGCTCCTTCAGCCTGTCCGACCTCGGGATCGTCGCCGCGAACACCCTCGCTCCGGTGTGCGCCTACCTGCTGCTGCGCAAGGTCGGCTTCCGTATCGCGCTGGACCGGCTCCGGGACGGGGTCGCCCTGGTCTTCCTGGGCGCACTGCTGCCGATACTGCTCAGCGCCACCGTCGGTGCGTGCGTGCTGGCGCTGAGCGGCAAGCTGGCGTGGAGCGCGTTCTGGCCGGTGTGGGCGGCGTGGTGGGCCGGCGACGCGATGGGCGTACTCGTCGGCACCCCGCTGCTGATCGCGCTGAGCAGAGTCCGGCTCCCGTTGAACACCCACCGGTGGCCGGAGGTCGCGGCCCTGGTGGCCGCCGCCGTCGTCATCACACCCCTGGCCACGAGAAGCCCGCTGGCCCTTCTCTTCCTCGTCTTCCCGCTGCTCATGTGGGCTGCGCTGCGCTTCCAGCTCGCGGGGGCGGCGCCGTGCGTGCTGTTCGTGTCCGTACTGGGGATCTCGGCGGCCACCGACCACGTCGGCCCGTTCGCCAGCCACACCCTCTTCGAGGTCATGGTCAACCTCCAGGCACTCAACGGCTCGGCCGCGCTCAGCGCGCTCCTGCTCGCGGCGATGGTCACCGAGCAGAAGAGCGTCCGCCAGAAGATCGAGCAGGCGGTCAGCGACCTGACGGAAGTGGTGGAACACCTGGCGGCGCCACGGCGGGAGGAATGA
- a CDS encoding PP2C family protein-serine/threonine phosphatase, with protein sequence MTQRRPSQSESADDLLTRLGRLAAQARAGAELQHARVELAEALQRELLPASLPALPGLRTAAGYSPARHGLDIGGDWYDAFATPDGALGFSIGDVQGHDVEAAAFMGQIRIALRAVAAFAPDPGEALAQANDLLLSMHRDLFATCSFLRFDPTTWVLESARAGHVPAIWATVDGRYGIAEDEGGLPLGMLPGAGYPVTRHRLSTAGAYVLVTDGVVEGPSFPIEAGLERVARVVAAGAGAEPADLAAAVMKVADCTGHQDDSAVLVLRHDPPPDPPPAVLPG encoded by the coding sequence ATGACGCAGCGTCGTCCCAGCCAGTCCGAGAGCGCCGACGACCTGCTGACCAGGCTCGGCCGCCTTGCCGCACAGGCACGCGCCGGGGCGGAACTCCAGCACGCGCGGGTCGAACTGGCTGAAGCCCTCCAGCGCGAGCTGCTCCCCGCCTCCCTGCCCGCCCTGCCCGGACTGCGGACCGCCGCCGGATACTCGCCGGCCCGCCACGGACTGGACATCGGCGGGGACTGGTACGACGCCTTCGCCACCCCCGACGGCGCCCTCGGGTTCTCCATCGGGGACGTACAGGGCCACGACGTCGAGGCCGCCGCCTTCATGGGGCAGATCCGTATCGCCCTGCGTGCGGTGGCCGCCTTCGCCCCGGACCCCGGCGAGGCGCTCGCCCAGGCCAACGACCTGCTGCTGTCGATGCACCGCGATCTCTTCGCGACCTGCAGCTTTCTCCGCTTCGACCCGACGACCTGGGTGCTGGAGTCCGCCCGCGCGGGCCACGTCCCCGCCATCTGGGCCACGGTCGACGGCCGGTACGGCATCGCGGAGGACGAAGGCGGGCTGCCGCTGGGCATGCTGCCCGGGGCCGGTTACCCGGTCACCCGGCACCGCCTCTCGACGGCGGGCGCGTACGTCTTGGTCACCGACGGCGTGGTCGAAGGTCCCTCGTTCCCGATCGAGGCGGGCCTGGAGCGGGTGGCCCGGGTCGTCGCGGCCGGGGCGGGCGCCGAACCCGCGGACCTGGCCGCCGCGGTGATGAAGGTCGCCGACTGCACCGGCCACCAGGACGACTCCGCGGTCCTCGTCCTGCGCCACGACCCCCCACCGGACCCGCCACCGGCGGTCCTGCCCGGGTGA
- a CDS encoding isocitrate lyase/PEP mutase family protein, which translates to MDFKALHHDADGPLLLPNAWDHASAAALAGQGFAAIGTTSLGVAAAAGLPDGHAATREETLRLARRLGGGAFLLSVDAEGGFSDDPAEVAGLARELAQAGAVGINLEDGRADGTLTPAPVHAAKVAAVKAAVPDLFVNARTDTYWLPDPRIAPEPETRHRLDAYRQAGADGVFVPGLTDPAAIRELVAYLRPSGIPLNILYSPTGPTVPELAALGVRRVSLGSLLFRVALGAAVAAALDVRAGRYVAAPAAPTYGEVQELSGGGDAAEI; encoded by the coding sequence ATGGACTTCAAAGCCCTGCACCACGACGCCGACGGCCCTCTCCTCCTCCCCAATGCCTGGGACCACGCCTCCGCCGCCGCGCTCGCCGGGCAGGGGTTCGCCGCGATCGGTACGACGAGCCTCGGCGTGGCCGCCGCGGCCGGGCTCCCCGACGGCCACGCCGCCACCCGCGAGGAGACCCTGCGCCTGGCCCGCCGCCTGGGCGGGGGAGCGTTCCTGCTGTCCGTGGACGCGGAGGGCGGCTTCAGCGACGACCCGGCCGAGGTCGCCGGCCTCGCCCGTGAGCTGGCGCAGGCGGGTGCGGTGGGGATCAACCTGGAGGACGGCAGGGCCGACGGCACCCTCACCCCGGCCCCCGTCCACGCGGCGAAGGTCGCCGCGGTCAAGGCGGCCGTACCGGACCTGTTCGTCAACGCCCGCACGGACACGTACTGGCTCCCGGACCCGCGGATCGCGCCGGAGCCGGAGACCCGGCACCGGCTCGACGCCTACCGGCAGGCGGGCGCCGACGGCGTCTTCGTACCCGGCCTGACCGACCCGGCCGCGATCCGAGAACTCGTGGCGTACCTGCGCCCGTCCGGCATCCCCCTCAACATCCTCTACTCCCCCACAGGCCCCACCGTCCCCGAGCTCGCCGCCCTGGGCGTCCGCCGGGTCAGCCTCGGTTCGCTCCTGTTCCGCGTGGCACTCGGCGCCGCGGTCGCGGCGGCGCTCGACGTCCGGGCGGGCCGGTACGTCGCAGCCCCCGCGGCGCCGACGTACGGCGAGGTCCAGGAGCTGAGCGGCGGTGGGGACGCCGCGGAAATATGA
- a CDS encoding cupin, which yields MTTTYDLNALADKHVAAARTSPHGRSAHLLLREETLRQSVIALTAGEVLEEHNAPPAATLQILRGEVVLTADSGDVTLTEGRLHALPQERHGLRAVTDAAVLLTAVND from the coding sequence ATGACCACGACGTACGACCTGAACGCTCTCGCCGACAAGCACGTCGCCGCAGCCCGGACCTCCCCCCACGGCCGCAGCGCGCATCTCCTGCTCCGCGAGGAGACCCTCCGCCAGAGCGTGATCGCCCTGACGGCGGGCGAGGTCCTGGAGGAGCACAACGCGCCGCCCGCCGCGACGCTCCAGATCCTGCGGGGCGAGGTCGTGCTGACGGCGGACTCGGGCGATGTGACGCTCACGGAGGGGCGGCTCCACGCACTGCCGCAGGAACGGCACGGCCTGCGCGCGGTCACGGACGCGGCGGTGCTGCTGACGGCGGTCAACGACTGA
- a CDS encoding LysR family transcriptional regulator: MTLDDLRVYVAVCAAGSLSAVARDLSCTQSAVSQHIRRLEREVGVSLLERHARGVLPTPAGRILQTAAAEGIGGIDVALRRLRDLARGESGAVRVTTGATTVRHFMSEAIVGFRRRHPQASLEFQTVSSSHSAYEALAAHDLDLAWVTIGAPERGVEQRPVVELPWVLAVRPDDPLAGRTRIGPDDLAAAHLIRPPEQSTSRSHLDRHLSGLGITGSAGSDAGVADWATAVHLAELGLGHALVPELPGWRDPDRAGGPVLVPVPDLPPLAVGWAVRRWATLTPLARAFADLVAEHCGR, encoded by the coding sequence GTGACCCTCGACGATCTCCGTGTCTACGTCGCCGTGTGCGCGGCGGGCAGCCTCAGCGCCGTCGCCCGCGACCTCTCCTGCACACAGTCGGCGGTGAGTCAGCACATCCGCCGCCTCGAACGGGAGGTGGGCGTCAGCCTCCTCGAACGGCACGCGCGCGGTGTCCTGCCGACCCCGGCGGGGCGCATCCTGCAGACCGCGGCCGCCGAGGGCATCGGCGGCATCGACGTCGCGCTGCGCCGCCTGCGCGACCTGGCCCGCGGCGAGAGCGGCGCGGTGCGCGTCACCACGGGCGCGACGACCGTGCGCCACTTCATGTCCGAGGCCATCGTCGGCTTCCGGCGCCGCCACCCCCAGGCGAGCCTGGAGTTCCAGACGGTCAGCTCCAGCCACAGCGCCTACGAGGCGCTCGCCGCGCACGACCTCGACCTCGCGTGGGTCACCATCGGAGCGCCGGAACGCGGCGTCGAGCAGCGCCCCGTCGTCGAACTCCCCTGGGTCCTCGCGGTGCGCCCCGACGATCCGCTGGCCGGCCGGACCCGGATCGGCCCCGACGACCTGGCCGCCGCCCACCTCATCAGGCCGCCCGAACAGTCCACGTCGCGCTCCCATCTCGACCGGCACCTCAGCGGGCTCGGGATCACCGGGTCGGCCGGGTCCGACGCGGGCGTCGCCGACTGGGCCACCGCCGTGCACCTCGCCGAACTGGGCCTCGGCCACGCCCTCGTCCCCGAACTGCCCGGCTGGCGCGACCCGGACCGCGCCGGCGGCCCGGTCCTCGTCCCCGTACCGGACCTGCCGCCCCTCGCCGTCGGCTGGGCGGTCCGGCGCTGGGCCACGCTCACCCCGCTGGCGAGGGCCTTCGCCGACCTGGTCGCGGAGCACTGCGGGAGGTAG
- a CDS encoding sulfite exporter TauE/SafE family protein → MDALEAVAVGAAGVAAGAINAVVGSGTLITFPTLLAFGYPPVLANVSNNIGLVPGVLSAAYGYRRELKGQRKRLIRFGAASLIGGLTGALLLLKLPADAFTSVVPVLILAACVLVVLQPRLSRWSKERQATATRTDGGVPMWLGVLGTGVYGGYFGAAQGVLLMGMFGSFLQDDLQRLNAAKNVLASIVNGVAAVIFIAVADVDWVAAAVIAVGSTLGGLTGAKFGRRLPPAVLRAVIVVVGVTASVILLVRG, encoded by the coding sequence GTGGATGCACTTGAAGCAGTGGCCGTCGGAGCGGCCGGTGTCGCCGCCGGCGCGATCAACGCGGTGGTCGGCTCCGGAACGCTCATCACCTTCCCTACGCTCCTCGCGTTCGGCTATCCGCCGGTGCTCGCCAACGTGTCGAACAACATCGGCCTCGTACCGGGCGTGCTCAGCGCCGCGTACGGCTATCGGCGCGAGCTGAAGGGGCAGCGGAAGCGGCTGATCCGCTTCGGTGCGGCCTCGCTGATCGGCGGGCTCACGGGCGCGCTCCTGCTGCTGAAGCTGCCCGCCGACGCGTTCACCTCGGTGGTGCCCGTCCTCATCCTGGCCGCCTGTGTCCTCGTCGTGCTCCAGCCCCGGCTCAGCCGCTGGTCGAAGGAGCGCCAGGCCACGGCGACGCGCACCGACGGCGGCGTGCCCATGTGGCTGGGGGTGCTGGGGACGGGCGTCTACGGCGGCTACTTCGGCGCCGCGCAGGGCGTGCTGCTCATGGGCATGTTCGGCAGCTTCCTCCAGGACGACCTCCAGCGCCTCAACGCGGCGAAGAACGTCCTGGCCTCGATCGTGAACGGGGTCGCGGCGGTCATCTTCATCGCCGTCGCCGACGTCGACTGGGTGGCGGCCGCGGTGATCGCCGTCGGCTCCACGCTGGGCGGCCTGACCGGCGCGAAGTTCGGCCGCAGGCTGCCCCCGGCGGTCCTTCGCGCGGTGATCGTCGTGGTCGGCGTCACCGCCTCGGTGATCCTGCTCGTACGGGGCTGA